A region from the Salicibibacter cibarius genome encodes:
- the purF gene encoding amidophosphoribosyltransferase has product MFPEVKGINEECGLFAIWGHSEAAQLTYYGLHSLQHRGQEGAGIVTSDGEELHVHKNTGLLTEAFQAGDLDRLPGRQALGHVRYATAGNGGYENVQPLHFKSEDGSLAMAHNGNLVNYQELKSELERSGSIFQTTTDTEILAHLMKRHRSDELRNQLKGALPQLIGAYSFAVMTEEELIVSLDPHGLRPLSLGQLGDAYVVASETCAFDLIGAEYVRDVEPGEMIVFNCDGMFSERFTEARERALCSMEYVYLARPDSNLEQINVHTARKQLGKQLAREADVDADVVTGVPDSSISAAIGFAEQTNIPYELGLIKNRYVGRTFIQPSQALREQGVKMKLSAVRGVVEGKRVVMVDDSIVRGTTSQRIVKLLKDAGAKEVHVRISAPPIIRPCFYGIDTSTTDELIAANYTIEEMREKMGADSLRFLSIDGLKTGIGRDASQPNCGQCLGCYTGEYPTAIPNGEKELVGLGKR; this is encoded by the coding sequence GTGTTTCCTGAAGTCAAAGGCATAAATGAAGAATGCGGATTATTTGCGATTTGGGGACATTCGGAAGCGGCGCAACTGACGTATTACGGCCTGCACAGTTTGCAGCATCGCGGGCAGGAAGGGGCCGGCATTGTTACGAGTGACGGAGAGGAACTTCACGTTCATAAAAACACGGGCCTATTGACCGAAGCCTTTCAAGCAGGTGATTTGGATCGTTTGCCGGGTCGCCAGGCACTGGGACACGTACGTTATGCGACTGCGGGCAATGGTGGTTACGAGAATGTTCAACCGCTTCATTTTAAATCCGAAGATGGAAGTCTCGCTATGGCCCATAACGGCAACCTCGTCAATTATCAAGAATTAAAAAGTGAGCTCGAGCGGAGCGGAAGCATTTTTCAAACGACGACCGATACGGAAATTTTGGCTCACCTGATGAAGCGCCACCGTTCCGATGAACTCCGAAACCAACTCAAAGGGGCGTTGCCACAGTTGATCGGCGCTTATTCGTTTGCCGTGATGACCGAAGAGGAGCTCATTGTTTCGCTTGATCCTCACGGGTTGCGTCCATTATCGCTCGGGCAGTTGGGAGACGCGTACGTGGTCGCGTCAGAGACTTGCGCGTTTGATCTTATTGGGGCCGAATATGTTCGTGATGTCGAACCGGGCGAAATGATCGTTTTTAACTGTGACGGTATGTTCTCCGAACGATTTACGGAGGCAAGAGAACGAGCCCTTTGCAGCATGGAATACGTGTATCTTGCCAGACCCGATTCCAACCTTGAACAAATTAACGTGCATACAGCAAGAAAACAACTGGGCAAACAACTTGCCCGTGAAGCGGATGTCGATGCCGATGTAGTCACCGGTGTGCCGGACTCTTCGATATCAGCCGCGATCGGTTTCGCCGAGCAAACAAACATCCCTTATGAACTCGGCTTAATAAAAAATCGCTACGTCGGCCGCACCTTTATTCAACCGTCGCAAGCGTTGCGGGAACAAGGCGTGAAAATGAAGCTTTCCGCCGTGCGCGGCGTTGTGGAAGGAAAACGGGTCGTGATGGTTGATGATTCCATCGTGCGCGGGACGACGAGCCAACGAATCGTGAAGTTGTTGAAAGACGCAGGCGCAAAGGAAGTGCACGTTCGCATTAGCGCTCCGCCAATTATACGTCCTTGTTTTTATGGCATAGATACGTCAACAACCGATGAATTAATTGCTGCTAACTACACGATAGAGGAAATGCGCGAGAAAATGGGCGCGGATTCCTTGCGCTTCCTATCGATCGACGGCTTGAAGACGGGCATTGGCCGAGATGCTTCGCAGCCCAATTGCGGCCAGTGCCTCGGTTGCTATACAGGTGAGTATCCAACGGCGATCCCAAATGGAGAAAAAGAACTTGTCGGATTGGGAAAAAGATAG
- the purH gene encoding bifunctional phosphoribosylaminoimidazolecarboxamide formyltransferase/IMP cyclohydrolase, whose amino-acid sequence MKRRALISVSDKSGISDFAKALQDADFEIISTGGTQRALEEAGVPVTGISEVTNFPEILDGRVKTLHPAIHGGLLADREKEAHWEALQAQAIDPIDLVVVNLYPFKETISKKGVEDADAIENIDIGGPAMLRAAAKNHAHVAVVTDPGDYKRVLEEARGSGIRFDTRRHLAAKAFRHTAAYDALVADYMTEEAFPETMTLTYEKKQALRYGENPHQGASFYEHPLPAVSSMAAAEQLHGKELSYNNINDVNAAFALISEFSDTKAAVAVKHTNPCGVGIADKLPAAFEEAYAADPVSIFGGIVAVNDTVDADTAEQLANIFLEVVIAPDFSDEALAILQKKKNIRLLKVDMDGDRKGSYALTSVSGGMLVQDADVKGLVDADVNVATKREPTSAEWRSLGFAWRVVKHVKSNAIVLTKGNRTVGVGAGQMNRVGAAEIAIAQAGSEAQGSALASDAFFPMKDTVEAAVKAGVTAVIQPGGSKRDQESIDVADEAGITMVFTGMRHFRHA is encoded by the coding sequence GTGAAACGACGGGCTTTAATAAGCGTCAGTGATAAAAGTGGAATATCCGACTTTGCAAAAGCATTGCAAGATGCGGATTTTGAGATTATTTCGACGGGAGGGACACAACGCGCACTGGAAGAGGCAGGCGTGCCGGTCACCGGAATTTCCGAAGTGACGAACTTCCCGGAAATTTTAGACGGACGGGTGAAGACGTTGCATCCGGCGATTCATGGGGGCCTGCTGGCAGACCGGGAAAAGGAAGCACATTGGGAAGCATTGCAAGCACAAGCGATTGATCCGATTGATCTCGTCGTCGTGAATCTTTATCCCTTTAAAGAAACGATCAGTAAAAAAGGCGTGGAAGACGCGGATGCGATTGAAAATATTGATATCGGCGGTCCGGCCATGTTGCGGGCGGCCGCAAAAAACCATGCACACGTAGCGGTCGTGACGGATCCTGGCGACTACAAACGGGTGTTGGAAGAAGCCCGTGGCAGCGGCATCCGTTTTGATACCCGCAGGCATTTGGCGGCGAAAGCCTTCCGGCATACCGCGGCCTATGATGCATTAGTCGCTGATTATATGACGGAAGAAGCGTTTCCGGAAACGATGACGCTCACGTACGAGAAAAAACAAGCGTTGCGTTACGGGGAAAATCCCCATCAAGGCGCTTCGTTTTATGAGCATCCGTTGCCGGCGGTTTCATCGATGGCAGCTGCCGAGCAGTTGCATGGAAAAGAACTTTCTTACAACAATATCAATGATGTGAATGCCGCGTTCGCCCTTATTTCCGAATTTAGCGACACGAAGGCAGCAGTCGCTGTCAAGCATACGAACCCGTGCGGGGTAGGCATTGCCGATAAGCTGCCGGCCGCTTTTGAAGAGGCTTATGCCGCCGACCCTGTTTCCATTTTCGGCGGGATTGTCGCGGTCAATGACACGGTGGATGCCGATACAGCAGAGCAGTTGGCGAACATATTTCTGGAAGTCGTGATTGCGCCGGATTTTAGCGATGAGGCGCTTGCAATCTTGCAAAAAAAGAAAAACATTCGCTTGTTGAAAGTTGACATGGACGGAGACCGGAAGGGCTCCTACGCACTGACGTCGGTGAGTGGCGGGATGCTCGTGCAAGATGCAGATGTGAAAGGGCTTGTGGATGCAGATGTAAACGTGGCGACGAAACGAGAACCTACATCCGCAGAATGGCGCAGCCTGGGTTTTGCGTGGCGTGTTGTTAAACACGTGAAATCAAATGCCATTGTGTTAACGAAAGGCAATCGGACGGTCGGTGTGGGAGCAGGACAGATGAATCGGGTAGGCGCCGCTGAAATTGCGATTGCGCAAGCCGGATCCGAAGCGCAAGGAAGCGCGCTTGCTTCCGATGCATTTTTTCCCATGAAAGATACGGTGGAAGCCGCGGTGAAAGCAGGCGTAACGGCGGTTATTCAACCCGGCGGCTCCAAACGGGATCAAGAATCGATCGATGTCGCCGATGAAGCCGGGATCACGATGGTGTTTACGGGGATGCGGCACTTCAGACACGCTTGA
- the purM gene encoding phosphoribosylformylglycinamidine cyclo-ligase, with protein sequence MCDAYKEAGVDVEAGYEAVSRMKKHVDRTKRPGVLGALGGFGGTFDLSSLDYKQPVLVSGTDGVGTKLLLAIAADQHDTIGEDAVAMCVNDILVQGAEPLYFLDYIAAGKTDPARMESIVKGISNGCQLAGCALIGGETAEMPGMYGEEDYDVAGFVVGAVEKEALITGDEVRAGDRLLGLPSSGVHSNGFSLVRKIINDQGLDLEKTYATMEMPLGSTLLAPTRIYAREIRELLSEVQVNGMAHITGGGLLENVPRMLPNGLGAHIVPACWEKASIFPFLQREGQLSNRDMYGTFNMGIGYVIAVRPEREQEALEVLGNAYAIGTVNRTGTLSLEGVSV encoded by the coding sequence GTGTGTGATGCATATAAAGAAGCAGGCGTAGATGTGGAGGCCGGTTACGAAGCCGTCTCCCGCATGAAAAAACACGTGGACCGGACGAAGCGCCCCGGCGTTCTTGGTGCGCTTGGCGGTTTTGGCGGCACGTTTGACCTTTCCTCTCTCGATTATAAACAGCCGGTGCTCGTTTCCGGGACCGATGGCGTCGGAACGAAATTGCTGCTTGCCATTGCTGCCGATCAACACGATACGATCGGCGAAGATGCTGTCGCCATGTGTGTCAATGACATCCTCGTTCAAGGTGCGGAACCGCTTTATTTTCTTGATTATATCGCTGCCGGCAAGACCGACCCCGCGCGTATGGAATCAATCGTCAAGGGCATTAGCAATGGCTGCCAATTGGCAGGGTGCGCGTTGATCGGCGGGGAAACGGCGGAAATGCCGGGCATGTATGGCGAAGAGGACTATGACGTGGCCGGCTTTGTCGTCGGAGCCGTTGAGAAGGAAGCGCTCATTACGGGGGATGAAGTGCGGGCGGGAGATCGCTTGCTCGGATTGCCATCTTCAGGGGTGCACAGCAACGGGTTTTCCCTCGTTCGGAAAATCATTAACGATCAAGGATTGGATTTGGAAAAAACATACGCGACCATGGAGATGCCCCTCGGATCAACGTTATTGGCGCCGACGAGGATTTATGCGCGGGAAATACGAGAATTGCTTTCGGAAGTCCAGGTCAACGGAATGGCGCATATTACCGGCGGTGGTCTTTTGGAGAACGTTCCGAGAATGTTGCCGAATGGGCTTGGCGCGCACATTGTTCCCGCCTGTTGGGAAAAGGCGTCCATTTTTCCTTTTTTACAGCGGGAAGGGCAATTGAGTAATCGGGACATGTACGGGACCTTCAACATGGGCATTGGCTATGTCATCGCGGTCAGGCCGGAACGGGAACAGGAAGCGCTTGAGGTTCTCGGCAATGCGTACGCGATCGGGACGGTCAATCGGACCGGAACATTGAGCCTTGAAGGGGTGTCGGTATGA
- the purD gene encoding phosphoribosylamine--glycine ligase gives MNVLVVGSGGREHVLAWKLSASPNVDRVYAAPGNPGMDHVAERLPIDATDGEALAEAAKKHEVKLTVIGPEAALLAGVADVFEREGLNVFGPKKDAARIEGSKSFAKDIMKRYGIPTAGYAVFDNYEEACAHVKDKGAPIVVKADGLAAGKGVTVAMTMQEAYAALADVLSDDAFGSGAKVVLEEYLQGEEISLMALVNGDTVVPLAESQDHKRVYDNDRGPNTGGMGAYSPVSHIGADMVAEAVDSILQPAAAAMVTEGSPFTGVLYAGLMVTEDGPKVIEFNARFGDPEAQVILPRLDNDLAEVLLDVLDGRVPNLSWKPQVLVGVVGAAGGYPGPYQKGLEVPSNLSFDPEDSLMFYAGVDGKAQEMRSSGGRVFLLASYGDTVEKAQKRAYNQMKKLNLEGYHYREDIGNRGIEKD, from the coding sequence ATGAACGTTTTAGTCGTTGGCAGCGGTGGCCGCGAGCATGTGCTTGCTTGGAAATTGAGCGCCAGTCCAAATGTGGATCGCGTTTATGCAGCGCCTGGAAATCCCGGGATGGATCATGTGGCTGAGCGGCTGCCCATAGATGCCACAGATGGAGAAGCCTTGGCGGAAGCTGCGAAAAAACACGAGGTGAAACTAACCGTCATCGGCCCGGAAGCAGCGTTGCTTGCAGGCGTTGCCGATGTTTTCGAACGGGAAGGATTAAACGTATTCGGACCAAAAAAAGATGCCGCCCGCATCGAAGGGAGCAAATCCTTCGCAAAAGATATAATGAAAAGGTACGGCATCCCTACGGCAGGATATGCGGTATTTGACAATTATGAAGAGGCATGTGCCCATGTGAAAGACAAAGGGGCGCCGATCGTTGTCAAAGCGGATGGCTTGGCTGCCGGAAAAGGGGTGACGGTCGCCATGACGATGCAGGAAGCATATGCTGCGTTGGCAGATGTTTTATCGGACGATGCTTTCGGGTCCGGTGCAAAAGTTGTGCTCGAGGAATATTTGCAGGGCGAAGAGATTTCTTTGATGGCGCTCGTAAACGGAGATACGGTCGTACCGCTTGCGGAATCCCAGGATCACAAACGTGTTTATGATAATGACCGGGGACCGAATACCGGTGGGATGGGCGCTTATTCCCCTGTTTCTCACATCGGAGCGGACATGGTTGCAGAGGCCGTTGATTCGATTCTTCAGCCGGCGGCAGCGGCGATGGTGACGGAAGGCTCTCCGTTTACAGGCGTATTGTATGCCGGATTAATGGTAACCGAAGATGGGCCGAAAGTGATTGAATTTAACGCCCGTTTCGGCGATCCGGAAGCGCAAGTGATCTTGCCGCGTCTCGATAATGACCTGGCCGAAGTACTTCTGGACGTGCTCGACGGCCGCGTGCCCAATCTTTCATGGAAACCGCAAGTGTTGGTCGGGGTAGTAGGGGCAGCAGGGGGTTATCCCGGACCTTACCAAAAAGGATTGGAAGTGCCGAGCAACCTCTCGTTTGACCCGGAAGATAGCCTGATGTTTTACGCCGGGGTTGACGGAAAAGCACAAGAGATGCGAAGCAGCGGTGGCCGGGTATTTTTACTGGCCTCATACGGAGACACGGTCGAGAAAGCACAGAAGCGAGCGTATAACCAGATGAAGAAGTTGAATCTTGAAGGCTATCATTACCGTGAAGATATTGGCAATCGTGGGATTGAAAAAGACTAA
- the purN gene encoding phosphoribosylglycinamide formyltransferase — protein sequence MRIALFASGTGSNVESILEAIREGKIDVVPAFVFSDRPDASVLEKAKRYEVPAHTFQPRDFESKQQYEESLLQLLENYGVQWVILAGYMRLLGATIVEPYAHQIVNIHPSLLPAYPGLDAVGQALDAGADETGVTIHYVDAGMDTGTVIRQKAVPITADDTKDSLGEKIQQVEHQLYPETLQQLFRKGY from the coding sequence ATGAGGATCGCCCTATTTGCCTCGGGGACGGGAAGCAACGTGGAATCCATTCTGGAAGCGATCCGGGAAGGGAAAATCGATGTAGTCCCTGCGTTCGTGTTTAGCGACCGTCCGGACGCGTCCGTGTTGGAAAAAGCGAAGCGTTATGAAGTGCCTGCACATACGTTTCAGCCCCGGGATTTTGAAAGCAAGCAGCAATACGAAGAATCATTGCTGCAACTTCTGGAAAATTACGGTGTGCAATGGGTTATTTTAGCCGGCTACATGCGCTTGTTGGGAGCAACGATCGTCGAGCCTTACGCCCATCAAATCGTGAATATTCACCCGTCCCTGTTGCCGGCGTATCCGGGACTCGATGCGGTCGGACAAGCATTGGATGCCGGCGCGGATGAAACAGGCGTAACAATTCATTACGTAGATGCCGGCATGGACACGGGCACGGTCATCCGGCAGAAAGCCGTGCCAATCACAGCGGATGATACGAAAGATTCATTGGGAGAAAAAATCCAACAGGTCGAACATCAATTATATCCGGAAACGCTGCAACAATTGTTCAGGAAGGGGTATTAA
- a CDS encoding Vga family ABC-F type ribosomal protection protein, producing the protein MALVQLQNIRFNVKDRTLFHINDLNIYQGDRIGLIGRNGSGKTSLLQMINRDIPPASGTITKNASIALLPQIKPQMEQKSGGEISQAIINQTLAQAPELLLADEPTTHLDTNHMEKLEKQLQRRREALVIVSHDRAFMDALCTKIWEIEDGQIREFTGNYSDYAQQKKEARQHHEKEYEKYVQKKKQLEEAMQQKEQKAQRATKKPKNVSKSEAKITGAKPYFAKKQKKLNQGVSSIQSRIDQLDKVEKIKELPPIKMQVTHEESLRNRTIIHGEQVPGTVGNRLLWEVFNFSVIGADKIAVIGPNGSGKTTFLRMMMDGHPTIQVSPSVSFGYFSQTLDVLETDTSILDNVRSTSSHDETLIRTVLARLSFFQNDVFKPVNVLSGGERVKVAFAKIFVSHANTLILDEPTNYLDIEAVEALESLLVDYSGTVIFVSHDRHFLQNVATRIFAISNTTIHTFDGSYNDYMQTTPQNNHDPLQDELLKVETRISDVLSRLSITPTDALEAEFQQLLREKKEINERLQH; encoded by the coding sequence TTGGCATTGGTCCAATTACAAAACATCCGTTTTAATGTCAAAGATCGAACATTGTTTCATATTAATGATTTAAACATTTACCAGGGAGATCGGATCGGCTTGATCGGCCGCAATGGTTCAGGCAAAACGTCTTTGCTGCAGATGATTAACAGAGACATTCCGCCTGCTTCCGGAACCATAACAAAAAATGCATCCATTGCTCTCCTTCCGCAGATTAAGCCGCAGATGGAACAAAAAAGCGGCGGAGAAATTTCTCAGGCAATTATTAATCAAACACTCGCTCAAGCGCCTGAACTGCTCTTAGCTGATGAACCCACGACACACCTCGATACGAATCACATGGAAAAACTGGAGAAACAGTTACAGCGGCGCCGAGAAGCGTTGGTGATCGTTTCCCACGACCGTGCCTTTATGGATGCGCTTTGCACGAAAATTTGGGAGATTGAAGATGGGCAGATCCGTGAATTTACCGGAAATTATTCGGATTATGCCCAACAAAAAAAAGAAGCGCGCCAACATCACGAAAAAGAATACGAAAAATACGTGCAGAAGAAAAAACAACTGGAAGAAGCAATGCAACAAAAAGAACAAAAAGCCCAGCGTGCCACTAAAAAACCGAAGAACGTCTCGAAATCAGAGGCCAAAATCACAGGCGCAAAACCCTATTTTGCCAAAAAACAAAAGAAATTAAACCAAGGCGTATCATCCATTCAATCACGGATTGACCAACTTGATAAAGTGGAGAAAATCAAAGAGCTTCCTCCCATCAAGATGCAAGTCACCCACGAAGAATCTCTTCGTAATCGGACGATCATACACGGTGAACAAGTTCCCGGAACCGTGGGCAATCGCCTTTTATGGGAAGTGTTCAATTTCTCCGTAATCGGGGCCGATAAAATTGCCGTTATTGGCCCAAACGGCAGCGGTAAAACCACATTCCTCCGAATGATGATGGATGGGCATCCTACCATTCAAGTCTCGCCATCTGTGTCGTTTGGGTATTTTAGCCAAACGCTGGATGTATTGGAAACGGACACTTCCATACTGGATAACGTACGTTCCACCTCGTCTCATGATGAAACGTTAATCCGCACGGTATTGGCCCGCCTGAGCTTTTTTCAGAACGATGTCTTTAAACCGGTCAATGTCCTGAGCGGCGGTGAGCGGGTAAAAGTAGCTTTCGCCAAGATATTTGTAAGTCATGCAAACACATTGATCCTTGACGAACCTACCAATTATTTGGACATCGAGGCCGTGGAAGCGCTCGAATCCTTACTCGTCGACTATTCGGGAACCGTCATTTTCGTATCTCACGACCGGCATTTCTTGCAGAACGTGGCAACGAGGATTTTCGCAATAAGCAACACGACTATCCATACGTTTGACGGCTCCTATAATGATTATATGCAAACAACGCCTCAAAATAATCACGACCCACTGCAAGACGAATTGCTTAAAGTAGAAACCAGAATTTCCGACGTACTAAGCCGCCTTAGCATCACACCAACGGATGCGTTAGAAGCAGAATTCCAACAGTTGCTCCGTGAAAAAAAAGAAATAAATGAACGATTGCAGCATTGA